The genomic window ACCATCTGCGGGTCTATTTCTAAAAGATGAAGCTCTTTGAAGTTCTTTTTTAGGATTTCTTTCGTTAGGTTTCCAGTGCCTGGACCTATCTCAACCACTATGTCCTCCTCTTGGAGTTCCAAAAACTCCACTATGCGTTCAAGGACACCCTTTGCCACAAGAAGGTGTTGACCAAGATGTTTTTTAAGCTTCATGCTTTATAATTTTAGGCATGTTTCTTTTCCTCTTGCCTTATAGTAGGCTTCAAAAGAAGTTGGTCTTTAAAAATTGTGATGAGAGCAGGTTTACACTTGAGGAGTTTGAGCCTCTTGCAAGGTCTATTGAAAAGGAGTTTGTCAAAGACCACTCTCTTGCACCTTTGTATAGAAGATTTAGGAATGTTTTTTGGGAAAGTCTTGAGCTGTGGGTCTTGCCTCCTCCTGTGGTTAGATACATAGAGGAAAATTCCTGGGTCTTGTCTCCTTTGTATGGTCTTGTTAAACCTACCGCTTGCATTCCCTTTGCACCTGTATCTTGGAAGGAATTTTATGGAGGGAAAACTCTTATGGATTTCTGGAAAGAACACATAAGAAACCTCTCAAAAAAGCTCCTTTCTGAAAAGGTTGTCGTTTCCTTTCTTGGTAAACCTTATGAGAAACTCTTTGACCTAAAATATGCCAAAGGCTTTTTGAGCTTTGAGTATTATAGGAAAGAACAGAAGGTAAAATTACCCTATAAACACTATGCCTATACGCTAAGATACATAGCTGAGAAGAACTTGAGCCTTTCTGAGCTTGAGAAGATAAACTTCTATGACTACAAGGTGGAAAGTATAAGGAGCGTGGATAATAAAACTGTAGTGTTTATGAGGTCGGAGGGTAGGTATGAAATCTGATACATATATCTCCATAGTTATACCTGCCTACAACGAAGAAGACAACATACCCATACTCTATGAAAAGCTAAAAGGAGTTCTTGAAAGGCTTGGAAGAGAGTATGAGATTATTTTTGTGGATGATGGTTCTGTAGACAGGACTTGGGAAAGGCTAAAAGATATAGCGGAAAAAGACCAAAGAGTAAAGCTAATACGCTTTAGGAAAAACTACGGACAGACCGCTGCCATGTATGCGGGCTTTCAGCACGTTAGCGGAGAGGTAGTCATAACCATGGATGCAGACCTTCAAAATGACCCAGAGGACATTCCCATGCTCCTGCAAAAGCTGGAAGAGGGCTACGACATAGTAAGCGGGTGGCGAAAAGACAGAAAAGACCCCTTCCTCTCCAGAAAGCTCCCCTCTATGATAGCTAATTGGATAATCTCAAAGGTAACTGGTGTGGAGCTTCATGACTACGGATGCACTTTAAAGGCTTACAGGGCGGACATAATAAAAAGGCTTGAGCTATACGGAGACATGCATAGGTTTCTGCCTGCACTTACAAAAAGGCTTGGAGCGAAGATAACAGAAATTCCAGTAAGGCATCATCCAAGATTGTATGGAAAGTCAAAGTATGGTATTGGTAGGACTGTAAGGGTTATTCTTGATATTTTCTTAGTAAAGTTTCTCAACGAATACATAAACAAGCCCATGTATGTGTTTGGCACGGTGGGCTTTGCCCTTTTGAGCCTTGGATTGCTTATGCTTTTCTACCTTGTTTTCATAAAGCTCTTTCTTGACGAGGAGATTGGAAGAAGACCTCTGCTTATACTGAGCGTCCTCTTTACCCTTGCGGGCATACAGCTTCTTTCCACCGGCATAATAGCGGAGCTTCTTGTGAGGATATACTACAGAACAAAGGAAGATAAACCCTTTGTAGTGGAAGAAAAGGTCAATCTTTAAACAAAAACCTATGACCACCTTCATTGAAGCCTTTTCATATTTATGCTTAACTAATAATTAACACCATGAAAAACATTGATATTGACCTAAGATTGCTTGAGCTCTTCTGTTGTGTATATGAGAAGGGTAGCCTATCTGAAAGCTCTAACTGTCTACACCTCTCTCAGTCCACTATAAGTTTCCATATGCATCAGCTTGAAAAGTCCATAGGACTAAAGCTCTTTTATCGCAAGGGAAGGAGGCTCCTGCCCACAAGCAACGCCCACATGCTCTATCCCTACGCAAGAAAATTGCTTGAGCTAAAGCTCTCTGTGATAGAAGAGATAAGGCTTCTGACGGGTTCTTACAAGGGCTACATAAAAATAGGAGCAAGCTCCATACCGGGAAGCTACCTACTTCCACATTTTATAAGCAGGTATCTTAACAAAAACCCAAGCACCCAAATAGACCTGATAGTGGAGGATTCGGAGATAGTGCTCAGTAGGCTTGAAGCTGGGGAAGTAGACATAGGCTTTACAGGCTTTGTTCAGCAAGACAGAAGGATGGTAATAAGGGAGGTTTGGGAGGACAGCATACTTTTTGTCGGTGGCAAGGATGTGAAGGATTGGCTTACCTTAGAAGAGCTTACCAAGATGCCCTTTGTTCTGAGGGAGGAGACCTCGGGCACAAGGAAGTTTGTGGAAGGCTTTTTGAACTCTGTGGGGGTGGATGTGAGAAGCCTAAATGTGGTTCTTGTAGTGAACAAGAATGAGGTCATATTGGACGTATTAAAAAACATAAGGGCGGTTTCCTACCTCTCTTCCCATGTGCTGAAAGGGTCTGATGCGTCCGAAATACGTGTCCTAAGGGTTCAGGGTTTGGAAATACCTAAGAGGAAGTTCTACATGGTCTATAGCAAGGACAGACCACAGAGCCCGGCGGTTAAGAACTTTCTTGAGGAGTTCAGTAAATTCCTACAAGAGGTAAGCGTCTAAACTTCCGCACCCTCCAGTATGCGGTCGCAACCGCAGGTTCTATTCTCTGGTAGTCTCTTTATAAACTCAACTATCAACTTGCCTATTTCTTGCTCTTTTTCTTTCATAAGACTTATAACCTCATCGCTGGTTAACCTGTAGCCCGCTATACCTGCTGCAGGGTTTGCCACTATGCATATGCTTGCATAACACATGGTGAGCTCCCTTGCAAGGACCACCTCGGGATAGCCTGTCATACCTACCACATCACCACCGAGCCTCTCTATAGCCCTTATCTCCGCTGGTGTTTCAAACCTTGGACCCTCTGTGCAGGCGTAAACGCCAGAGGGATGGTAGGTAAGTTTTAGGTCCTCTAAAACTTCAAAGAGAAGGTTTCTCATCTGAGGGCAGTATAGTTGGCTTGCGTCTATGTGAACTACCTTTCCTTCTTTCAATAGTTTGGCTACCTTGTCATCACCATCCACAGGTAGAGAAAACTTACCTTCATAAAAGGTGTCTTTTCTGTTTTTTGTGAGGTCAAGAAGGTCATCAATCACCACAAAATCTCCTGCTTTAAAGGTTTTGTTTATACCACCGACCGCAGACACAGCCAAAATTCTCTTTACACCAAGCTCCCTCAAAGCCCAGAGGTTCGCTCTATATGGCACAAGGTGAGGAGGGTATACGTGCCCTTCACCGTGCCTTGAGATGAAGGCGAGCTCCCTATCTCCTACTCTGACTATTACCACTTCAGAGGAAGGTTCACCAAAAGGCGTCCTTACTCTAAGTTTTTTCACTATTTCAAAGCCTTCAAGTTTATAAAGTCCACTGCCACCTATTACACCTATCATAGCTCCCTCGAAGGACAAAGGTCATAAAGAGGACACTCATGGTGTTTAGGCTTTTGTGCGGTGCATATATACCTTCCAAGAAGAACAAGGAGGTTAGAGAATTTCCCCCACTGTTCCCTTGGGACTATTTTCATTAGGTCTTTTTCTATCTTTTCAGGTTTTTTCTCCTTTGTTAGACCCAGTCTTTGACTAACCCTTGACACATGCGTATCTACCGCAATGCCTTCGTTCTTTCCAAAGGCGTTGTATAGGATAATGTTGGCACTTTTTCTGCCTATTCCAGGCAGGCTTGTGAGAGCTTCCATACTGTCTGGAACTTGTCCTCCAAACCTTTCCACTATATGCTGACAGGCGGACTTTATAAACTTTGCCTTGTTTTTATAGTAGTTTATGGAGCTTATATCCCTTTCTAACTCCTCTAAGGGTGCTTTAAGATAGTCTTCACAGCTTCTATATTTCTTAAATAATTTCTCGGTCAGTTGATTTACCTTTTTGTCTGTTGACTGTGCTGCAAGTATGACGGCCACCAGTAGCTCAAGCGGGTTTGAAAAGTTTAGTTCAAGTCTATCTGGAAACACCTTATCAAGCCTTAAAAGGATTTCCTGCACCATTTTAGGTCTGATAGAATTATATCACGAGGGTTTACTTGGATGCACCTATGGTGTCAAGAATAGGCTCTATTTTGAAAAGGTTCTAAAGGAAAAGGTAAGTAGATACAAGATGTTTGGCGTGCCTCGTTTAGTAGATGGGGTTGAGAAAAAGGAAGAGCTTGAGTTTTTCCTTGAGCTTGACGTGGACTTCATTCAAGGCTTTATATTTTCCAAGCCAGAGCCTTATCCCAAAATAAGACAGATAGAGGAGTTGGCATATAATAGTATTTCGTCCTATTAAAGTAGGAGGTATTTGGCATGAAAACTCTTGCCTATGGCTTCCCAAAGCTTGGAGAGAAAAGGGAGTTCAAAAGCCTTCTTGAAAACTTCTGGAAGGGCAAGATATCAGAGCAGGATTTCATAGATGGCATGAACTCTTTGAGGGATTGGATTGCTGGGCTCTACAGCCAGTATGTAGACCTTTTTCCTTCTGGAGACCTTTCTTACTATGACTTTATGTTGGATATGTCCATAACCCTTGGTGCAATTCCCAGAAGGTTTGGAGAATACAAGGGTCTTGAGACCTACTTCCAGATGGCACGGGGCGGTCAGGCTCTTGAGATGACAAAATACTTCAATACCAACTATCACTACCTTGTTCCAGAGCTTGAGGGCAAAAACTTTAGGCTTTTCAAAAACATACCCCTTGAGGAATACTCATATTTAAAGGACAAAGGATACGAGGCTTTTCCAAAGGTAATAGCACCCTACACTTTCCTTAAGCTTTCAAAGGTCTTGAAAAGGTCTTCTCTGTCAGATTTGCCTCTTTATGAGCTTTCAAAGTTGGAAGGTCAAAAGGACTTTGAGGAATATCTCAATGCGGTGTTTCCAGCTTACGAAGAGTTGCTCAAGGCACTAAGTTCTGCGGGTGCACAGGTGGTGATAATGGAAGACCCTGCTTTGTGTCTTGATATGCAAGATTGGGAGTGGGACCTGGTGCATGAGACCTATGCTTGCTTGAGCAAGTATGTAGACCTTTATGTGATAACCTACTATGACAGCGTTTCTAACTACAAGAGGTTTGTGGAACTTCCTGTCAAGGCTCTTGGTTTTGACTTAGTTTCCAACAGAGAAAACCTTGAAAATCTAAGAAAGGAAGGCTTTCCAGAGGATAAGGTTTTAATAGCGGGCATTATAAACGGCAGGAATGTGTGGAAGGCAAACCTCAGAGAAAAGCTAAACCTTGTGGAGGAGCTTGCCAAACTTAGCAAAGAGCTTATTGTTTCCAACTCTTGCCCCCTTTTCCATCTGCCTGTGAGCGTAGAGCCAGAGGATAGCCTGCAGGAGGGTCTAAAGGAAAGGCTTTCTTTCGCAAAGGAAAAGCTAAGAGAGCTCCACACCATAAAGAAGGCTCTGCAAGGAGACCAAGATGCGATAAGAGAAGTGGAACACTCAGAAAAGCTCTCTACGCAGGCTTTTGGTGTAAGAGAGGAAGTAAGAAGATGGGTCGCATCCCTTACCGCCTCGGACTTTGAGAGGGATGTGCCATATGCGGAAAGGATAAGGCTACAGCAAGACCTCTTGAAACTTCCTCTTCTTCCCACCACTACCATTGGCTCTTTCCCACAGACAGAGGAGGTGAGGAAAACAAGGACTGCATACACCTCTGGGAAAATAACAGAGGAGGAATACAAGGACTTTATAAGGAAACAGATAGAGCATGTGATAAGGGTTCAAGAGGAGATAGGGCTTGATGTTTTGGTGCATGGTGAGTTTGAAAGGACGGATATGGTGGAGTTCTTCGCTCAGAGGTTAGAAGGTATTGCGGTCACAAAGCACGGATGGGTGCTCTCTTACGGCTCAAGGGTTTATAGACCACCCATAATATATGGCGATGTTTACAGACCTGAGCCTATGACGGTAGAGGAGATTAGCTACGCACAGTCTCTCACGGAAAAGCCTGTAAAGGGTATGCTCACAGGTCCTGTAACCATACTAAACTGGAGCTTCTACAGAGAAGACATAAGCAAGAGAGAAATAGCCTATCAGATAGCTCTGGCACTGCTTGAGGAGGTCAAAGACCTTGAAAGGGCTGGCATAAAGATAATTCAGATAGACGAGCCTGCTTTTAGGGAAGGTGCACCTCTCAAGAGAAGGGACTGGGAGGAATACTTTGACTGGGCGGTAAAAGCCTTTAGGCTGTGTTCCAAGGCTCAACCACAAACTCAGATACACACCCACATGTGCTACAGCGAATTTAACGAGGTTTTGGATTATATATATCAGATGGACTTTGATGTAATCTCCATAGAGGCTTCACGGAGTAAGGGCGAGATAATTTCTGCCTTTGAAAACTTCAAGGGTTGGGACAGGCACATAGGCATAGGCGTTTATGACATACACTCTCCTGCCATTCCTACAAAGGAGCAGATGAGAGCTGTCTTGGAAAGGGCTATGAAGGTTCTGCCAGTGGAGATACTGTGGGTAAACCCCGACTGTGGTCTAAAGACCAGAAGATGGGAAGAGGTCATTCCATCCTTGAAGAACATGGTAGAGACCGCACAGGAGCTTAGAAAAGAGCTGGTTCAGGCATGAGTAGTAGGGATGGGATTCTTATAAACACCATAAGGTTTCTAAGTGTAGACCAAGTAGAAAGGGCAAAGTCGGGACATCCCGGCATGCCTCTTGGTGCAAGCCACATAGCTTATCTTATCTTTGACCGTTTTCTACGCTTTAATCCCCAAAACCCAAACTGGATAAACAGAGACAGGTTCGTTCTATCTGCGGGTCATGCCAGTGCCATGCTTTATTCTCTCTTGTTTGTGATGGGATATGACCTTACGCTGGAAGACCTAAAGGCTTTTAGACAACTCGGTAGTAAAACTCCAGGACATCCCGAGAACTTTCTCACTCCCGGCGTGGAGGCTACCACTGGACCACTTGGTCAAGGTATAGGCAATGCGGTAGGTATGGCACTTGCAGAAAAGTATCTTGCCTCTTACTTTAACAGAGAGGGCTTTCCTATAATAGACCACTATACCTTTGCACTGGTAAGCGACGGAGACCTTATGGAGGGTATATCCTGCGAAGTGGGAGAGCTTGCGGGACACTGGAAACTCCACAAGCTCATAGTAATCTGGGACAACAATAAGGTTTCCATAGATGGACCCACATCCCTTGCTTGGTCTGAGGATGTGTGCAAGAGGTTTTCCGCTTTTGGCTGGTATGTCCAGCACATAGAGGATGGCTACAACCTTGAGGAGCTTGAGAGGGCTATAAGGAATGCCCTTTCTCAAAAGGAGAAACCTTCCTTTATCTCAGTCAGAACGCATCTTGGCTATGGCTCTCCAAAGCAGGACGATGCCAGCGTGCACGGTGCACCCTTGGGAAGGGAAAAGGCACTTGAGACGAAGAGAAACCTCAAGTGGGTAGAAGAGGACTTTTATGTGCCAGAGGAAGCCTTAAGCTATAGAGAGGAGAAAATAAAAAGGGGCAAAGAGCTTGAGGAAGAGTGGAACAGGCTCTTTGATGCATACGCTAAGAGCTATCCAGAGCTGGCACAAGAACTCCTTAGGGCTTTCAAAAGGGACTGGGGAGAGGAATACAGAAAGCATATCCCAGTTTTCACAGAGGCTATGGCAACCCGTCAAGCAAGCGGTAAGGTTTTAAATTTCATAGCTCCCCATATACCGACCCTCTTTGGTGGCTCTGCGGACCTATCTGAGTCTAACAACACCTACTTGCATGGCATGGGAGACTTTTCTGCAGAAAACCCCACTGGAAGAAACCTGCACTTTGGCGTAAGAGAGCATGGAATGGGTGCCATACTTAATGGTATGGCATACCATGGTGGCATTCTGCCTTATGGTGGGACTTTTCTTATCTTTTCTGACTACATGAGACCCTCCATTAGGCTCGCCAGTATGTCCGGTTTGCAGGTAATTTATGTCTTTACCCATGATTCCATAGGGCTTGGAGAGGATGGTCCAACCCATCAACCCGTGGAACAGCTCTCTTCTCTGAGGCTCATTCCTAATCTTTGGGTTATAAGACCTGCGGATGCCAATGAGACTGCAGTAGCATGGGACATGGCAATCCAAAGAAAAGAGGGACCAACCGCACTCATACTCACAAGACAAAAGCTACCCCTAATAGACAGGTCTAAGTATCCACCAGCACAAAACATCACAAAAGGTGCTTACACACTCCTTGACTGTGAGGGTCTACCAGAGCTAATCTTAATAGCGAGTGGTTCAGAAGTCCACCCAACGCTAAGGGCTGGTGAAATGCTCTCTCAGGAAGGTCTAAAGGTAAGAGTGGTTAACATGGCGAGCTTTGAGGTCTTTGAAAGCCAAGAGGAAGAATACAAAAGGTCAATATTACCCCCGGAGGTAAGAAAAAGGGTGGCGGTAGAAGCTGGAAGAAGCCTATGCTGGCACAAGTATGTGGGACCTGAAGGTCTCGTCATAGGACTTGACACCTTTGGCAAGTCCGCACCGGGCGATGTGCTTATGGAACACTTTGGCTTTAGTCCAGAAAAGATAGTGAAAAGGATAAAGGAACACTTTAGCCTATGATAAGTCGCATTGAAAGAAAGCCTCTGGAAGATATCTTTTTGACACTATGATAGACACGCACTGCCACCTTGACCTTTTGAAGAAGGAAGACTTGGAGGAAACCCTCCAGGACAAGGGATTGGAGTATCTTATAACGGTAGGATACGATAAGAAAACCATAAAAAACGCCATAAGGCTCTCTGAGGAAAACCCTCATGTCTTTTGTGCGATAGGCTTTCATCCCCATGAGGCGGACAAGGTAAAGGAAGAAGACCTACTGTGGCTAAAGGAGACTGCACAAAAATATCCAAAGGTGAAAGCTCTCGGAGAGATGGGTCTGGATTTTTATAAGGACTACTCTGATAGAAAAAAACAAGAAGAGGTCTTTAGAAAACAGATAGCCATAGCCAAGGAGCTTGGACTTCCCATTGTGGTACACTCAAGGGAGGCAGAAAGGGAAACGGTAAGTATCTTGAGAGAAGAAAAGGCATACGAAGTGAGTGGCGTAATGCACTGTTTTACTGGCTCTTACGAATTTATGAAAGCCTGTCTTGACTTGGGCTTTTATATATCCTACTCTGGCATAATTACCTACCCCAACGCTCAAAACCTCAGAGAAGTGGTAAAGAGAACGCCTACCTACAGACTGCTTATTGAAACGGATGCACCCTTCTTGGCACCACAGCCTGTGCGGGGCAAACCCAACAAGCCATCCTACATACGCTACACCGCAGAGGCTATGTCACAACTTATCCCCAACAGCTCCTTTGAAGACATAGAGAGGATGACCTCAGAAAACGCCAAACTTCTCTTTAACCTCTCCACCAACGGTCATAAGGAGACCATAACCTATGTAATAAACAACAAGCTATATATAAACCTTACCAACAAGTGCAATCTCCATTGTGAGTTTTGTCAAAGGGAAAGGGAGAGAAACTTTATGGTAAAGGGCTATTGGGTTTGGGTATCCAGAGACCCCTCTGTGGAAGAGGTGATAAGGGAAATAGGAGACCCTACGAAATACGAAGAGATAGTCTTCTGTGGATACGGCGAGCCTACTTTGAGGTTTTCTGCTCTCAAGGAAATAGCCAAGTGGGTAAAGGAGAAAGGTGGTAAGGTGCGTGTAGATACCAACGGGCTCATGTTTACCTTCCTTCCAAAGGAAAAGCTAAGAGAATTAAAGGGTCTTGTGGATGTGTGGTCGGTGAGCCTTAACGCACAGGACAAGGAAACCTATAACAAAGTCTGCAGACCTGCACAAGGAGATGCCTTTGAAAAGGTTGTGGAGTTTATAAAAGAAGCTGTCAAGGAAGGCTTTGAAGTGGTTGCCACCGCCGTGGACTACGAGGGCGTGGATATGAAAAAAACCGAAGAGCTTGCAAGTTCTCTTGGGGCAAGGTTCCGAGGCAGGATTTACGAGTCCGTGGGTTAAGCAGGGCTTATAGATTCTATAAGCACATCTGATAAACTAAAACCACAAGAACCATGCTAAAATTAGGGAAAGGAGGGTCAGTATGATTGATGCGGATATTCTCCTGCTGGCTATAGTCAACATGGCAGAGGGTGTAAAAAACCTCATAGGAGACAAGGGGGCAAAGGCGGTTATGCGCGATGCGGGCAAGCAGGCAGGACCCAAACTCTTAGAGAGCCTAATAGGGCATTTCCCCGAGACACTGCCCAAAGAAGAAGCTCTCAGACGGGCATGCATAATCCTTGAGGATCTGGGCTTTTCCAAATCCATAAGGATGGAAGATGGAAAGGTTATAGCAGAAGAGGACATCTTTACCGACGCCATAGTGGGCGAAGACCTTATCAATTCGCCTGTGGTCTACTTCTTTGCTGGACTTATAGAAGGCTTTGTTTCCTTTATGAGCGACCAAAAGGTGGTTCTTGTTCCAGAGGAGGTCCAAAGGGGTAAAATAGTATACAGGTATGCATGATAAATATAGAAAACTTTACCCTTAACCACAAACTCTTTTTCCTTATAAACCACAATAGGCATCCCCTTCTTGATGTTTTCTACAGGCACTTTTACCTTCTTGGAAAGGGTTGGTTTGGGGCTTTTGTGGGGATTGTGCTTTTTGTCTTGCATGACCCCCGCTTTGTGAAATACCTTCTTGCCATGCTATTGCAGGCTCTTGTGGTAAAAGCTCTTAAGTATAGTATAAGGGCAAAAAGACCTTCTGCAGTTCTTGAAAAGGTCTACCTTCTTGAAAGGCTTAGGCTAAAGTCCTTCCCTTCTGGAGACTCCGCCATGTCTATGACTATAGCCTTGTGTCTCTTAAAAGGTTCTCCTCACCTTCTTAAGCCTGTGTTGTTAGCCTATCCTATACTTATAGGCTATGGTAGGGTCTATATGGGTGCTCATTTTCCCTTGGATGTGGTTGTTGGCTGGGCTATAGGTGTGGTATGTTTCCTTTTAGTCTGCGTTGGGTTTTAACCCTTTCTCTTTTCTTTTTCCTCTTTGGCAGTTGGGTCTTGTCCTTTACCTCCCTTGACGAAGGCAGGAACGTGGACTCAGTCCAAAATATGCTTAGGAGCAAAGACTTTGTCTCTCCAGTTTATAACTGTGAGTGGAGGTTTGAAAAACCACCCATGCTCTACTGGCTCATATCCCTTGGCTCCTACCTTTTTGGACTTAATGAGTTTTCCGCAAGGCTTATCTCTGGACTTTCCGCAGTGGGTTTAGTCTTGCTTACCTACCTTATAGCCGGGGATTTTTTCTCGAAGGACATAGCCATAAAGTCCGCATTTGTCCTTATTACCTTTCCTCACCTTTGGCTTGAGTCGAGGGCTGTTGTTCCAGAGATGCTAAACACCTTCTTTGCCCTACTTGGTCTTTATGCTTTTTTGAAGGAGAGGTTTACCCTTGGCTGGCTTGCCTTGGCTTTTGCCTTTCTTACAAAGGGTCCTGTGGGTGTGGTGCTTTCTGTGGGTGCGTATCTTCTCTGGAAGAGAAGGCTTGACTTTATAAAACCCACTGGTCTTTTGCTTTTTATTCTTGTAGGCTTTTCGTGGTATGCCCTTATGCTTTTTCAACATGGCTACGAATACTTTTATAGGTTCTTTATCTACGAAAACCTAATGCGATATACAGGACAAAGGTCTACACATCCTGCACCCTTTTATTACTACCTTCTTGTCCTTTTGGTGGCTACCCTCTGGTATGTGCCTTTGTATCCAAAGCTAATAAGGCATTTCAAAAGAGAATGGCTCCCTCTCTTACTCTGGGCTTTCCTCGTTATCCTTTTCTTTAGCCTTGCAAAAAACAAACTACATCACTATATACTCTTTTCCTACCCATCCATAGCCATAATGCTGTCTTATTTGGTAAGTGAGCGGTATCTAAAGGTGGTTCTGGGACTTTCCACTGTCTCAATACTCTTGCTTACCCTTGGCTTGCATCTTTATGAAAAGGAAAGGTTTACACCCAAAGCCTACCCTGTAGTAAAAGCCTATAAGGGAGATGTTTACTTCTATAGGGCGGAAGATTCTGCCCTTGTTTTCTACTCTGGCAGGTGCATAAAAAAACTTGAAGACCCCAATAGGGCAGAGGGGCTTGTCATAACAAAGGAGAAATACCTTAAGGAATTTAGTGAATGCTTACTCCTTCAGAAGGGTAGGGAGTTTGACGGCGTATATGTATTGTTAGACTGCACTTTTGGTCTAAAATAAACTACTATGGAGAAGAAATACGGAGAGAAAGCCATAGAAGAGGCTCAGCTTGAGCCTTGGGAAAACCCCACACCAGAGAGAAACTATATGATAGAGATAACCTTTCCTGAGTTTTCTTGTCTTTGTCCTCGCTCTGGGTATCCAGACTATGCCACCATAAGGATAAGGTATATTCCAGATAAATACATTGTGGAGCTTAGGTCCCTAAAGCTCTGGCTTAACAAGTTTAGAAACCGCTACATATCGCACGAGCAGGCTACTAACGAGATATACACTGCCCTGTATGAGACGCTAAAACCTAGATTTCTTGAGGTGATTGGTGACTTCAATCCGAGGGGTAATGTGCATACGGTTATAAAGGTCAGGAGCGATGAGAATTACGGATAAGCTCCTTCAACCTTTTGAGGGTCCTGTAGCCCTCTTTTATCTCATCGGGGTAGACTCTGTAAGGAGAGTATTTGTGCCTTTGGTATATGGAAAGAATAAACTTTACATGGTTATATAGCTCTGTGTTCCTGCAGGCGGATATGATCTCTTCTGGTAGAGCCTTGCTGTGGACAAGCCCTTCCCTGTGGAGAAGCTCTCTTGTTTTCACATAGAGGTTCTCTGGCGTTTTTCTCAAACCTTTAAAAAGGTAAAAGCATAGGTATAGTGCCAGAGCAACAAGGAGAAGCTGAAGGACTTGAAGGAACCTCCTTCTGAGGTTTTCTGGGCTAAGTTCTGCCCTTACCCCTTCTCCTATGCTTCTAAAGAGCTTGAGCTGTTTTTCCGAGGAATAGCCCACAATGTTGGAATACCAGAAGCTCACGATGGAG from Hydrogenobacter sp. T-8 includes these protein-coding regions:
- the yaaA gene encoding peroxide stress protein YaaA — its product is MFLFLLPYSRLQKKLVFKNCDESRFTLEEFEPLARSIEKEFVKDHSLAPLYRRFRNVFWESLELWVLPPPVVRYIEENSWVLSPLYGLVKPTACIPFAPVSWKEFYGGKTLMDFWKEHIRNLSKKLLSEKVVVSFLGKPYEKLFDLKYAKGFLSFEYYRKEQKVKLPYKHYAYTLRYIAEKNLSLSELEKINFYDYKVESIRSVDNKTVVFMRSEGRYEI
- a CDS encoding glycosyltransferase family 2 protein gives rise to the protein MKSDTYISIVIPAYNEEDNIPILYEKLKGVLERLGREYEIIFVDDGSVDRTWERLKDIAEKDQRVKLIRFRKNYGQTAAMYAGFQHVSGEVVITMDADLQNDPEDIPMLLQKLEEGYDIVSGWRKDRKDPFLSRKLPSMIANWIISKVTGVELHDYGCTLKAYRADIIKRLELYGDMHRFLPALTKRLGAKITEIPVRHHPRLYGKSKYGIGRTVRVILDIFLVKFLNEYINKPMYVFGTVGFALLSLGLLMLFYLVFIKLFLDEEIGRRPLLILSVLFTLAGIQLLSTGIIAELLVRIYYRTKEDKPFVVEEKVNL
- a CDS encoding LysR family transcriptional regulator; this translates as MKNIDIDLRLLELFCCVYEKGSLSESSNCLHLSQSTISFHMHQLEKSIGLKLFYRKGRRLLPTSNAHMLYPYARKLLELKLSVIEEIRLLTGSYKGYIKIGASSIPGSYLLPHFISRYLNKNPSTQIDLIVEDSEIVLSRLEAGEVDIGFTGFVQQDRRMVIREVWEDSILFVGGKDVKDWLTLEELTKMPFVLREETSGTRKFVEGFLNSVGVDVRSLNVVLVVNKNEVILDVLKNIRAVSYLSSHVLKGSDASEIRVLRVQGLEIPKRKFYMVYSKDRPQSPAVKNFLEEFSKFLQEVSV
- the mtnP gene encoding S-methyl-5'-thioadenosine phosphorylase; protein product: MIGVIGGSGLYKLEGFEIVKKLRVRTPFGEPSSEVVIVRVGDRELAFISRHGEGHVYPPHLVPYRANLWALRELGVKRILAVSAVGGINKTFKAGDFVVIDDLLDLTKNRKDTFYEGKFSLPVDGDDKVAKLLKEGKVVHIDASQLYCPQMRNLLFEVLEDLKLTYHPSGVYACTEGPRFETPAEIRAIERLGGDVVGMTGYPEVVLARELTMCYASICIVANPAAGIAGYRLTSDEVISLMKEKEQEIGKLIVEFIKRLPENRTCGCDRILEGAEV
- the nth gene encoding endonuclease III encodes the protein MVQEILLRLDKVFPDRLELNFSNPLELLVAVILAAQSTDKKVNQLTEKLFKKYRSCEDYLKAPLEELERDISSINYYKNKAKFIKSACQHIVERFGGQVPDSMEALTSLPGIGRKSANIILYNAFGKNEGIAVDTHVSRVSQRLGLTKEKKPEKIEKDLMKIVPREQWGKFSNLLVLLGRYICTAQKPKHHECPLYDLCPSREL
- a CDS encoding EAL domain-containing protein yields the protein MPRLVDGVEKKEELEFFLELDVDFIQGFIFSKPEPYPKIRQIEELAYNSISSY
- the metE gene encoding 5-methyltetrahydropteroyltriglutamate--homocysteine S-methyltransferase, which gives rise to MKTLAYGFPKLGEKREFKSLLENFWKGKISEQDFIDGMNSLRDWIAGLYSQYVDLFPSGDLSYYDFMLDMSITLGAIPRRFGEYKGLETYFQMARGGQALEMTKYFNTNYHYLVPELEGKNFRLFKNIPLEEYSYLKDKGYEAFPKVIAPYTFLKLSKVLKRSSLSDLPLYELSKLEGQKDFEEYLNAVFPAYEELLKALSSAGAQVVIMEDPALCLDMQDWEWDLVHETYACLSKYVDLYVITYYDSVSNYKRFVELPVKALGFDLVSNRENLENLRKEGFPEDKVLIAGIINGRNVWKANLREKLNLVEELAKLSKELIVSNSCPLFHLPVSVEPEDSLQEGLKERLSFAKEKLRELHTIKKALQGDQDAIREVEHSEKLSTQAFGVREEVRRWVASLTASDFERDVPYAERIRLQQDLLKLPLLPTTTIGSFPQTEEVRKTRTAYTSGKITEEEYKDFIRKQIEHVIRVQEEIGLDVLVHGEFERTDMVEFFAQRLEGIAVTKHGWVLSYGSRVYRPPIIYGDVYRPEPMTVEEISYAQSLTEKPVKGMLTGPVTILNWSFYREDISKREIAYQIALALLEEVKDLERAGIKIIQIDEPAFREGAPLKRRDWEEYFDWAVKAFRLCSKAQPQTQIHTHMCYSEFNEVLDYIYQMDFDVISIEASRSKGEIISAFENFKGWDRHIGIGVYDIHSPAIPTKEQMRAVLERAMKVLPVEILWVNPDCGLKTRRWEEVIPSLKNMVETAQELRKELVQA